tatagagatgtgaagaaagatctacacatgatttttattgatttggagaaggcttatgatagtgttccaagagatgtcttatggaatgtgttagaacaaaagatgatatctattaggtacatacaagtgttgaaaaatatgtatgaaggagttaatactattatgcgcacagtgggaggggacacaagagattttccaatctcaattagattacaccaaggatcagccataagcccttacctttttacattagttttagatgaattgacgaaacatatacaagagagtattccttggtgcatgatgtttacgaatgatattgttctgatagatgagacactagAAGgaatcaatagaaagctagagctttagagaagtactctagaatcaaagggttttaagttaagtagaacgaagacagaatatatgcattgcaagttcactgAAGGTCAAACCGGTGATAGGCAAtgaattagtttgaatggagtggtactgtcccaaagcaaTCACTTTAAacatctaggctcagtccttcaagtagatgggggatgtgaggaggatgttagtcataggattaaagccgaatggttgaagtggagacatgccacgagagttttatgtgatcgtaagattcccaataagttgaaaggaaaattttaccatacagccatacaaccggctatgttatatgatagtgagtgttggCACTTAAAgagtcatatgcgtctaagataagagttgcagagatgagaatgttaaggtggatgagtgaccatactagactagataaagtccgtaatgagagtattagaaaaaaggtaggagtagtgccaattaaagataagttgagagaagggagattgaagtggtttggtcatgtgaagcgtagacatacggaggctccaattagacaagtagagcacattaggtaagaggatagaaagaaaaaaaagaggtagacctaaattgacttgaaggagagtaggacaacatgacctaaaagtattacacatttctgaggatttaacccaaaatcatttagagtggaaaaagcgaatccatatagccgaccccaaattttttggataaaagtttagttgagttgaatattattataattttattatttttattattactactACAATGCTTAAAACACCATCGATTTATTCTTATCTCTATGAgaacaatatttaaattttcaaaaattttaaaaataaatacaaCCTTAAAATGACTATTCATTACAAAGAACACCTTAATATTCACAAGCATAAAACATCTCTTGTTATCACATACTGCTAGGATACATTGCACAAATAGCAAAATAAAACAAAAAGGtataaacagttcttcaaaaatatAGTTTATCTATCTATGCTTTAATCAGGAATCTCCTTCATATAAGAGGGAGTTGAAAAGTTTCATTTTcgcatttatttctttttaacttCATAAAATCAATAACAAAAGGTAGTGAGTGTTCAGGTtgattaattcttttttttttccctttttttttcaatATCCATTGTAATTGGTTGTTTGACTTACCACTTAAGTCCAATAAGTTGAATAACACTGGGCAATTTCCAATACTCCTAACCATGGTAATTGCAGACCAAACCTTCTGGTACTCCTCCCGTGAGGTTCTGATAATACACAGCTTTGTGATGGGATTCACATACTTTACTGCAAAGAGGCCAGATTTACAAATATGAAGAACATCACCTTTATAGTAAGGTAAAAGTGATTTTACACAAGACAAACAACAAAAGCAACTAGAGCATACTTTACCTTGTAATGATCCAAGTGATGAAGCCAAACCACACTCCCCATAGTTTACCAGAATGCTATCTTTTATTGCTTTTGCTACATTAAATTGTGTGATTATGATGGGATCATCACCCACAAGGTCCCGATTTGGATCCAAGAAAACTTCCATTACcaagtacctatttttaaatccCACCATGATCCTTTACCTTCAATGTGAACCCAAACAAAGCAAATCAGCATGATGAAGGTTATTTTTTCACCCTTATTCAAAACTATAAGGCATTCTCCAAAAGCAAGTTCCAAGTGGGATCAAGCCCCATTTCCCCAGGGGATGGCAGTGGGTAGAGAGTACCCATGAAAATTGCCTACCTGTACCCAACCCAATGAATAATCCAGATATCCATACTTGTCCCCCATCCCAACCCTAATTAGAATTTCTCCCTTGCCATGCCCATCCCACATAGAATACAAATAGTAAATCCGAAGAATAAATAACAATGTAATTATTATGATTGCTTCCTAGTAAAACTCACAAATTTCCATTTTAATTGTAATGGATAAATCatttcattgtgtatttctcacATAATTCATGAGACTTGTAAAAAGAATATaacaatatattaatttatagggGAATTGCTCATCAGTCCAAATGCAAAATATTCCAATCTGCAGATGCAAGTGCATTTTCTTTCTTATGCAACACGAGAAGAGGATGATCAAGGTGAATAAACTGAGGCTTTTTACATGTATATAAGTTAAGCCTAACAGAAACAACATCCAGAGCAAGTAAACAACAGAAAGCAAATTTAGTTACACTTGTGAAACTACTCATCAAGTTAAACCTTCATTTTGATCAGGATCAACGCAAGTATAGAGCATCTATTACTGTCTTCAGCACATTCCTAAACCAACTCCAACAAAGCAAAAACTCTATTTTTGTCGTctgcaaattaatctaaaacaagtTTCAAAAGCTCAACCTAAATGAATCAAAATCCCCCTCTTACTTCTATTTGAACAATTTTATACTCATAAAATCCaaacaaatcatattcaaaaacaGAACCCAGCAAAACAAAATAATTAGTTTAGAGAGTTATACCTGAGCTTATTTATATTCAAATTGGGAAAATTATCGAATGTCTATCGAACTTCCTTCCTTCGATTGGTCAGTTCGGATTGTGAAACTCTAAAGAGAACGGCTTGGGAAGCGAGGGAGAGCACTAAGTAGCTACCTTGGGCTCCTTGAGTTCAATACTTCAATCTAAACAAAGACAATAACACCATGACTAGAGAAACTTGAAGATTATGGGAAACAAAAAATAGAAATAACACCCACAAATTAATTGGAAATCAATAGCAATGATAACTATAACAGCCGACCAAGGCTTTCATAAAATTCAACAAAAATTCAATTATCTCACTCAAAAACAGATAAAATCTCGGCAGTCGTTCCATAACC
This is a stretch of genomic DNA from Hevea brasiliensis isolate MT/VB/25A 57/8 chromosome 12, ASM3005281v1, whole genome shotgun sequence. It encodes these proteins:
- the LOC131171387 gene encoding probable ribonuclease P/MRP protein subunit POP5, which produces MVGFKNRYLVMEVFLDPNRDLVGDDPIIITQFNVAKAIKDSILVNYGECGLASSLGSLQVKYVNPITKLCIIRTSREEYQKVWSAITMVRSIGNCPVLFNLLDLSGSIKACKSAALKCDELKFEQYKLVVGDRLSEDVTKHMQNCLEKIKILEH